One region of Salvia miltiorrhiza cultivar Shanhuang (shh) chromosome 3, IMPLAD_Smil_shh, whole genome shotgun sequence genomic DNA includes:
- the LOC131018295 gene encoding disease resistance protein RPH8A-like, with product MLQVEDLTIDNRVGTCRLHDLLREVCLRKAKEEIGLEIVKGEEGFSSQSSYKPRHRVVYGKNIENRSTNQNKHLRSLFLLNLNGDGNVYMTTPSDYWKSFQLLKMLDLDGFAFQRLPDSFRLLIGLKYLRIHRQRYFLRYVLKLPSWLKDLKNLEVLDVENEVIVFPNVALEMEKLRHFHIYSVLGKPMSIENWKNIESVKGMRLKDWLECSSKLMASCRVRELGIHMNGMEGNKDLSMASASLEKMTNLVELHLKCNSLLFNSNIIPQLGSITKLKLHGKMHGCPDASKFPPNLTHLTLEYAKLIKDPMPELGKLPKLQYLKLSEYAYEHRSMKVLRDGFPRLKGLSLRNMFELRSIDIEEGGMPHLKHLQIHKCENLDAKNLWGHIKAITMYN from the coding sequence ATGCTTCAAGTTGAGGATCTAACCATTGATAATCGGGTAGGGACTTGTCGCCTCCATGATCTTCTTCGCGAGGTATGTTTAAGAAAAGCAAAGGAGGAAATAGGCTTGGAGATTGTAAAGGGGGAGGAGGGTTTTTCATCACAATCCTCGTATAAACCTCGTCATCGTGTTGTTTATGGCAAAAATATTGAGAATCGCTCGACAAATCAGAATAAGCATCTTCGCTCTCTTTTCCTACTTAATCTCAATGGTGATGGAAATGTTTATATGACTACTCCATCCGATTACTGGAAGAGCTTTCAACTCCTTAAGATGCTCGACCTTGACGGATTTGCATTTCAGAGATTGCCAGACTCTTTTCGGCTATTGATTGGATTGAAGTACTTGAGAATACATAGACAACGGTATTTCTTGCGTTACGTATTGAAGCTCCCAAGCTGGTTGAAGGACTTGAAAAACCTCGAGGTGCTTGACGTAGAGAATGAGGTGATAGTGTTCCCAAATGTTGCACTTGAAATGGAAAAACTACGTCACTTCCACATATACAGCGTCTTGGGCAAACCAATGAGCATCGAGAATTGGAAAAATATTGAGAGTGTGAAAGGCATGAGGCTAAAGGATTGGCTAGAGTGCAGCTCAAAACTAATGGCAAGTTGCCGTGTTCGCGAATTGGGCATACATATGAATGGAATGGAAGGAAATAAGGATTTGAGCATGGCGAGTGCATCGTTGGAGAAGATGACGAATCTTGTGGAACTACACCTAAAATGCAACTCATTGTTGTTCAACTCAAACATCATTCCCCAGCTCGGCAGCATCACAAAACTCAAACTACACGGTAAGATGCATGGATGTCCGGATGCGAGTAAATTCCCTCCAAATCTTACTCACCTTACGTTGGAGTATGCAAAGCTAATTAAGGATCCGATGCCGGAATTGGGTAAGCTGCCGAAGCTGCAGTATCTCAAGTTATCTGAATATGCTTACGAGCATCGGAGCATGAAAGTGTTGCGTGACGGGTTCCCCCGCCTCAAGGGCCTCTCCCTCCGGAACATGTTTGAGTTGAGAAGTATCGATATAGAAGAAGGTGGAATGCCGCACCTCAAACATCTCCAGATCCATAAATGCGAGAATCTGGATGCGAAGAATCTGTGGGGGCACATCAAGGCCATAACGATGTATAATTAG
- the LOC131017561 gene encoding putative disease resistance protein At1g50180 — translation MAEAAISSLVELLGDQLIQKVKFLRGVEGKVESLKSELKRMQSFLEDANKKQFEDKRVYNWISEIREVAQDAEDTIEMFLINVENSKSKGLLKRCTSFAKRMYQLDGIGDEIESIRGRLDAIDKSRERYGIKDFGQEATADSGWRLQVESRRRLSPLKNDEHLVGVEDDVKTLLEESILNEERKGLSIAVLEGMGGIGKSTLARAIYNHRDVAGRFDSRGWVAVSSEFTPQETIKQLIFRLQRYDQDKQKLLKKMKNLEELMKDKPFVQEELKQMLHKQLDGMSYFIVLDDVWEKEHLESLMSAFPNQQEKRSRLLVTTRNKIIITKYDQYVHTMKLLDREKSWELLLKNAFIRNANGKYPEEFETIGRQIVEKCRGLPLAISVVRGLLVETQSKSGWEQVLNQINSYLGRTESSVPTILELS, via the exons ATGGCAGAAGCGGCGATCTCATCTCTGGTGGAACTGCTGGGCGATCAGCTCATTCAGAAGGTGAAATTCCTACGAGGCGTCGAGGGAAAGGTGGAGTCACTGAAATCCGAGCTCAAGAGGATGCAATCCTTTCTGGAAGACGCCAACAAAAAGCAATTTGAAGACAAGAGGGTGTATAATTGGATATCGGAGATCAGAGAGGTTGCTCAGGATGCCGAAGATACCATCGAGATGTTCCTCATCAATGTTGAGAACTCGAAGAGCAAGGGGCTTCTCAAGCGATGCACTAGCTTCGCGAAGCGTATGTACCAGCTCGACGGAATTGGGGATGAGATTGAATCAATCCGTGGTAGGCTCGACGCCATTGACAAGAGCCGCGAGAGGTATGGCATTAAAGATTTTGGCCAGGAGGCGACGGCGGACTCGGGGTGGAGATTGCAAGTTGAATCGCGGCGGCGGTTGTCTCCTTTGAAAAATGACGAACACCTGGTGGGCGTGGAAGATGACGTAAAAACACTGCTGGAAGAATCAATTCTTAATGAGGAGAGGAAGGGGCTTTCGATTGCGGTGTTAGAGGGCATGGGTGGGATAGGGAAATCTACACTTGCCCGGGCAATATACAACCACCGCGACGTCGCGGGTAGATTCGACAGCCGTGGCTGGGTTGCGGTGTCGAGTGAATTTACGCCACAAGAGACGATCAAACAGCTCATCTTCCGGCTGCAAAGATATGATCAAGACAAACAGAAGctgcttaagaaaatgaagaatttgGAGGAGTTGATGAAGGATAAACCATTTGTCCAAGAGGAGCTTAAGCAAATGCTTCATAAGCAATTGGATGGCATGTCATATTTCATTGTTCTGGATGATGTTTGGGAGAAGGAACATTTAGAATCTCTCATGAGTGCTTTCCCAAATCAACAAG AAAAAAGGAGTAGATTATTGGTTACGACTCGCAACAAGATAATTATTACAAAGTATGATCAATATGTGCACACGATGAAGCTTCTAGATCGCGAGAAGAGCTGGGAATTGCTCTTGAAGAATGCATTCATTAGAAATGCTAATGGAAAATATCCAGAAGAGTTTGAGACCATAGGCAGACAAATCGTGGAAAAATGTCGTGGTCTACCATTAGCTATTAGTGTGGTAAGAGGCCTACTTGTGGAAACACAAAGCAAGAGTGGGTGGGAACAAGTTCTTAACCAAATTAACTCTTATTTAGGAAGGACTGAAAGCAGCGTACCAACAATTTTGGAGTTGAGTTAG